The following proteins come from a genomic window of Paenibacillus wynnii:
- a CDS encoding phage head-tail connector protein, protein MLRNLKLLLGLELDGATDQDYLLEYLLNSTVRKILNYCNLSELPPGLEDVAIEITLKRYRSQQMDTNTERTVKAITVGGVRTEFADNKSGGGIDQMIDAFRPQLNRYRRMRTL, encoded by the coding sequence ATGCTGAGAAATCTTAAACTGCTGCTGGGATTGGAATTGGATGGAGCGACGGATCAAGACTATCTCCTTGAATATTTACTGAATAGCACGGTACGAAAAATCCTGAATTACTGTAATCTCTCGGAGTTACCGCCTGGGCTAGAGGATGTGGCAATAGAGATTACTCTTAAACGATACCGGAGCCAGCAAATGGATACCAACACAGAGCGGACAGTTAAGGCAATCACGGTCGGGGGAGTCCGGACAGAATTTGCTGACAACAAAAGCGGCGGAGGCATTGATCAAATGATTGATGCCTTTCGTCCGCAGCTTAACCGTTACCGCCGGATGAGGACGTTATGA
- a CDS encoding HK97-gp10 family putative phage morphogenesis protein → MEIEIDISDTLAKLLRAGKDVKLLSLKAMDKGGLIVERDAKRLAPVGDTGHLRARIGRKVIDRGNEIVCEVGTNVHYAPYVELGTGIHASNGQGRQTPWRFKLPNGKWVTTQGMKPQPFLLPALRRNEYNVKYAVAAELRRLLAK, encoded by the coding sequence GTGGAGATAGAGATCGATATATCAGACACCTTGGCAAAGTTACTGAGAGCAGGCAAAGATGTGAAACTTTTATCCCTAAAGGCTATGGATAAAGGCGGGCTTATTGTGGAAAGGGATGCCAAGCGGCTTGCACCGGTTGGTGATACAGGCCATCTAAGAGCGCGGATAGGTCGCAAGGTTATCGACAGAGGAAATGAAATTGTTTGTGAGGTTGGGACCAACGTCCATTATGCCCCTTATGTGGAGCTGGGTACCGGTATTCATGCCTCCAACGGCCAGGGCCGACAAACACCGTGGCGATTTAAACTGCCAAACGGCAAGTGGGTAACCACCCAAGGGATGAAACCGCAGCCGTTCCTACTCCCGGCACTTCGGAGAAATGAATACAACGTTAAATACGCGGTCGCCGCTGAGCTGAGGAGGCTGCTAGCAAAATGA
- a CDS encoding major tail protein produces the protein MAKILKGFKNLKLFPITKNDATGYTAGVAVPVSGAQTCSMEPDSSDWSINADDSVYEAGTDLNGFNFTLTLAELPLEIRAHFEGGTYDTTSKVYSFHADNVAPEIGISFQALTSDGNYRMFKVYALRCSAIADAVNTKGTGDSATAIEIKGKVTQVKKNNLVKDMKDTTTAADLTWLETLTPIPA, from the coding sequence ATGGCTAAGATTTTGAAAGGTTTTAAGAATTTGAAGTTGTTCCCGATTACTAAGAATGATGCCACAGGATATACAGCTGGTGTGGCGGTACCCGTTTCAGGTGCCCAAACGTGCAGCATGGAACCAGATTCCTCTGATTGGTCCATTAACGCGGATGATTCTGTCTATGAAGCAGGAACGGATTTGAATGGATTCAATTTTACACTTACACTTGCGGAACTGCCTCTGGAGATCCGGGCTCACTTCGAAGGTGGAACCTACGATACAACATCGAAGGTCTATTCCTTCCATGCGGATAACGTAGCTCCTGAGATTGGAATCTCTTTTCAGGCGCTCACTTCTGACGGAAATTACCGGATGTTCAAGGTCTACGCTCTTCGATGCTCTGCCATCGCTGATGCAGTCAATACTAAAGGTACTGGAGACTCTGCTACAGCGATTGAGATTAAAGGCAAGGTTACTCAAGTGAAAAAGAACAACCTGGTAAAAGACATGAAGGATACCACAACGGCTGCGGATCTCACTTGGTTGGAAACACTCACTCCTATCCCTGCATAA